From Caulobacter segnis, a single genomic window includes:
- a CDS encoding ABC transporter ATP-binding protein produces MRVSGAGLTEALIVRGLNKTFAKPAVSDLDLTVHAGELYALLGPNGAGKTTTLRMVAGLTQPDSGAVEIFGVDARKDPAAAKALLAWAPDEAMIYDKLTPLEYLEFVAGLWNIEPKAAKAKAEDLLATLGLADEARRRCEGFSRGMKQKVALAGALIHDPKLLILDEPLTGLDAAAARLVKDMLQARVDAGGTVILTTHILEVAERMADRIGIIAGGRLLAEGTLDELRGKAGAQSSGGGTLEDVFLQLTTEAPEKVTS; encoded by the coding sequence ATGCGGGTTTCGGGGGCGGGTTTGACGGAAGCCTTGATCGTTCGCGGGTTGAACAAGACGTTCGCCAAGCCCGCGGTGTCGGACCTCGACCTGACGGTCCATGCCGGCGAGCTCTATGCGTTGCTGGGGCCCAACGGGGCGGGCAAGACCACCACCCTGCGGATGGTCGCGGGCCTGACCCAGCCCGACAGCGGCGCGGTCGAGATCTTCGGCGTCGACGCCCGCAAGGACCCGGCCGCCGCCAAGGCCCTGCTGGCCTGGGCGCCCGACGAGGCGATGATCTACGACAAGCTGACGCCGCTGGAATATCTGGAGTTCGTCGCCGGCCTCTGGAACATCGAGCCGAAGGCCGCCAAGGCCAAGGCCGAGGACCTGCTGGCCACCCTGGGCCTGGCGGACGAGGCGCGGCGACGCTGCGAGGGCTTCTCGCGCGGCATGAAGCAGAAGGTCGCCCTGGCTGGGGCGCTGATCCACGACCCCAAGCTGCTGATCCTGGACGAGCCGCTGACCGGCCTGGATGCGGCCGCCGCGCGGCTGGTCAAGGACATGCTGCAGGCCCGCGTCGACGCCGGCGGCACCGTGATCCTGACCACCCACATCCTGGAGGTCGCCGAGCGCATGGCCGACCGCATCGGCATCATCGCCGGCGGCCGCCTGCTGGCCGAGGGCACGCTGGACGAGCTGCGCGGCAAGGCCGGCGCCCAATCCAGCGGCGGCGGCACCCTGGAGGACGTCTTCCTGCAGCTGACGACCGAGGCGCCCGAGAAGGTGACGTCGTGA
- a CDS encoding sensor histidine kinase, translating into MRQEETLRLAIDAGDVGTWSLDLDTGEVIWSDRCYAMFGVKPDESLDAERFIARVHPADRTRLIEAMRLAQDPDVRADYAIEFRVIADDHGERWVGVRGKVFFGDDGKAHRFVGAVVNITDRKRAELHLRLLVNELNHRVKNSLATIQAIAAQSFTGERALDQAQEAFSNRIVALAEAHDLLTRENWEGADLHEVTMRLADLHGGQSRFELSGPAVRLSPKTALSLSMALHELATNAMKYGALSGPEGRVRIAWELVPESGPARLDLTWTEQGGPPVKPPSDRGFGSRLIERGLAAELSGSAAIDFHPDGVVCRIRALLEA; encoded by the coding sequence TTGCGCCAGGAAGAGACCCTGCGTCTGGCCATCGACGCCGGCGACGTCGGCACCTGGAGCCTCGATCTCGACACCGGCGAGGTGATCTGGTCCGACCGCTGCTACGCCATGTTCGGCGTCAAGCCAGACGAGTCGCTGGACGCCGAGCGTTTCATCGCCCGGGTGCATCCCGCCGACCGGACCCGGCTCATCGAGGCCATGCGCCTGGCCCAGGATCCCGACGTCCGCGCCGACTACGCGATCGAGTTCCGGGTCATCGCCGACGACCATGGCGAGCGCTGGGTCGGCGTGCGGGGCAAGGTGTTCTTCGGCGACGACGGCAAGGCGCATCGCTTCGTCGGCGCCGTGGTCAACATCACCGACCGCAAGCGCGCCGAACTGCACCTACGGCTGCTGGTCAACGAGCTGAACCACCGCGTCAAGAACAGCCTGGCCACCATCCAGGCCATCGCCGCCCAGAGCTTCACCGGCGAGCGGGCCCTGGACCAGGCGCAGGAGGCCTTCTCCAACCGCATCGTCGCCCTGGCCGAGGCCCACGACCTGCTGACCCGCGAGAACTGGGAGGGCGCGGACCTGCACGAGGTGACCATGCGCCTGGCCGACCTGCATGGCGGCCAGTCCCGTTTCGAGCTGTCCGGCCCGGCCGTCCGCCTGTCGCCCAAGACGGCCCTGTCGCTGTCGATGGCCCTGCACGAGCTGGCCACCAACGCCATGAAGTACGGCGCCCTGTCGGGCCCCGAGGGTCGCGTCCGCATCGCCTGGGAGCTGGTCCCGGAGTCCGGCCCTGCGCGTCTGGACCTGACCTGGACCGAGCAGGGCGGCCCGCCCGTCAAGCCGCCATCCGACCGCGGCTTCGGCTCGCGTCTGATCGAACGCGGGCTGGCGGCGGAGCTGTCGGGCTCGGCGGCCATCGACTTCCATCCCGATGGCGTGGTCTGCCGGATACGGGCGCTGCTGGAAGCTTGA
- a CDS encoding PAS domain-containing protein: MGDGKPRATPVLTRLADGEMAGRVRAFDWSTTPLGSMDDWSPALRLATDMILATSFPMALRWGPELVLIYNDAYSPALREDHPQALGMRFSDNAQALQASLRAPHDDILSGASGGFAFERLPLKVSRGGGIETGYFTVRYSPMPDPTTPSGVGGVMITAVEISQSVADQKALRTTQERYEMAREAAGVVGAWQWDLKANKVYADARYAELHNVAPELAGAGLPAQSYTPAVHPEDRDKVRAVALKAARAGGEFSHEYRLLQADGSVRWIYTRGRAYLDENGQPDRNAGVIVDITERKQVEADLAAARLDLDLAAQAAGMGRWDHKPHLGQRYWDDRARRIFGLTLDEAPSQDTFERLLHPDDVPGCAPPWPPRPTRPARARSTWSTASIAPTTAPCAGSRPSAGPSSRATAACASWAWSRTSPSGARPSITSCARKRPCVWPSTPATSAPGASISTPAR, translated from the coding sequence ATGGGCGACGGCAAACCGCGCGCCACGCCTGTTCTGACGCGACTCGCCGACGGCGAGATGGCTGGACGCGTCCGTGCGTTCGACTGGTCGACGACTCCGCTGGGATCGATGGACGATTGGTCGCCGGCCCTGCGGCTGGCCACCGACATGATCCTGGCCACCAGCTTCCCCATGGCCCTGCGCTGGGGGCCCGAGCTGGTCCTGATCTACAACGACGCCTACAGCCCGGCCCTGCGCGAGGACCATCCCCAGGCCCTGGGCATGCGGTTCAGCGACAACGCCCAGGCGCTGCAGGCCTCGCTCCGCGCCCCGCATGACGACATACTGTCGGGGGCTAGCGGCGGCTTCGCCTTCGAGCGGCTGCCCCTGAAGGTGTCCCGCGGCGGCGGGATCGAGACGGGCTATTTCACCGTCCGCTACAGCCCCATGCCCGACCCGACAACGCCCAGCGGCGTGGGCGGCGTCATGATCACCGCCGTCGAGATCTCGCAGTCGGTGGCCGACCAGAAGGCCCTGCGCACTACCCAGGAGCGCTACGAGATGGCGCGCGAGGCCGCCGGCGTGGTCGGAGCCTGGCAGTGGGATCTCAAGGCCAACAAGGTCTATGCCGACGCCCGCTACGCCGAGCTGCACAATGTCGCGCCCGAGCTGGCCGGGGCCGGCCTGCCCGCCCAAAGCTATACGCCCGCCGTTCATCCCGAGGATCGCGACAAGGTCCGCGCCGTCGCGCTGAAGGCGGCCCGCGCGGGCGGCGAGTTCTCGCACGAGTACCGGTTGCTGCAGGCGGATGGCTCGGTGCGCTGGATCTACACGCGCGGGCGGGCCTATCTGGACGAGAACGGCCAACCCGACCGCAACGCCGGCGTCATCGTCGACATCACCGAGCGCAAGCAGGTCGAGGCCGACCTCGCCGCCGCGCGCCTCGACCTCGACCTGGCCGCCCAGGCCGCCGGCATGGGCCGCTGGGACCACAAGCCTCACCTGGGCCAGCGTTACTGGGACGATCGCGCCCGCCGGATCTTCGGCCTGACACTGGACGAGGCGCCCTCGCAGGACACATTCGAGCGCCTGCTGCATCCCGACGACGTGCCGGGGTGCGCGCCGCCGTGGCCGCCGCGACCGACCCGGCCGGCACGGGCGCGATCAACATGGAGTACCGCATCCATCGCGCCGACGACGGCGCCTTGCGCTGGGTCGAGACCTTCGGCCGGGCCTTCTTCGAGGGCGACCGCTGCGTGCGCTTCATGGGCGTGGTCTCGGACGTCACCGAGCGGCGCGAGACCGTCGATCACCTCTTGCGCCAGGAAGAGACCCTGCGTCTGGCCATCGACGCCGGCGACGTCGGCACCTGGAGCCTCGATCTCGACACCGGCGAGGTGA
- a CDS encoding DEAD/DEAH box helicase, whose product MTQFSDLGLAKPLLKALAEKGYKEPTPIQAQAIPVVLQGKDLLGIAQTGTGKTAAFALPILQRLAEDRKPAPRRGFRCLVLSPTRELATQIAENFKAYAVHMGLSVHTIYGGVKYGPQMKALAGGIDVLVATPGRLMDHMAEKSAIVSGTEIFVLDEADQMLDLGFVVPIRKIASQLTKNRQNLFFSATMPSEIGKLAGELLKDPVQVSVAPQATTVERIDQRVLFIEAQRKRPLLAELFADSSFSRTIVFTRTKRGADRVAKYLNAAGVEAASIHGDKTQGQRERALAAFKAGEMRALVATDIAARGIDVNDVSHVINYELPNVPEAYVHRIGRTARKGKDGIAISFCADDERNLLKDIQKATRQTIPAFDRRNDKQLAAAAAVADKLVPAEKYVDPRKADPRNDVPSELRRKRNRNGNRNGGGGRSEGGQKAQGQGQQRQGQGRNGGQGRGQGPGQGQGKKAGGPQNEFRGPKRPAAAPEKRWSPVD is encoded by the coding sequence GTGACTCAATTTTCCGACCTTGGCCTGGCCAAGCCGCTGCTGAAGGCGCTTGCTGAAAAGGGCTACAAGGAACCGACGCCGATCCAGGCCCAGGCCATCCCGGTGGTGCTGCAAGGCAAGGATCTGCTGGGCATCGCCCAGACGGGCACCGGCAAGACCGCCGCCTTCGCCCTGCCCATCCTTCAGCGCCTGGCCGAAGACCGTAAGCCGGCTCCGCGCCGCGGCTTCCGCTGCCTGGTGCTGTCGCCGACCCGCGAACTGGCGACCCAGATCGCCGAGAACTTCAAGGCCTACGCCGTCCACATGGGCCTGTCGGTCCACACCATCTATGGCGGCGTCAAGTACGGCCCGCAGATGAAGGCCCTGGCCGGCGGCATCGACGTCCTGGTCGCCACGCCCGGCCGCCTGATGGACCACATGGCCGAGAAGTCGGCCATCGTCTCGGGCACCGAGATCTTCGTGCTCGACGAAGCCGACCAGATGCTGGACCTGGGCTTCGTGGTGCCGATCCGCAAGATCGCCAGCCAGCTGACCAAGAACCGCCAGAACCTGTTCTTCTCGGCCACCATGCCCAGCGAGATCGGCAAGCTGGCCGGTGAGCTGCTGAAGGACCCGGTGCAGGTGTCGGTGGCCCCGCAGGCCACCACCGTCGAGCGCATCGACCAGCGCGTGCTGTTCATCGAGGCCCAGCGCAAGCGTCCGCTGCTGGCCGAACTGTTCGCCGACAGCAGCTTCAGCCGCACCATCGTCTTCACCCGCACCAAGCGCGGCGCCGACCGGGTGGCCAAGTACCTGAACGCCGCCGGCGTCGAGGCCGCCTCGATCCACGGCGACAAGACCCAGGGCCAGCGCGAGCGCGCCCTGGCCGCCTTCAAGGCCGGCGAGATGCGGGCCCTGGTGGCGACCGACATCGCCGCGCGCGGCATCGACGTCAACGACGTCAGCCACGTCATCAACTACGAGCTGCCCAACGTGCCGGAGGCCTATGTCCACCGGATCGGCCGCACCGCCCGCAAGGGCAAGGACGGCATCGCCATCAGCTTCTGCGCCGATGACGAGCGCAACCTGCTGAAGGACATCCAGAAGGCCACCCGCCAGACGATCCCGGCCTTCGACCGCCGCAACGACAAGCAGCTGGCGGCCGCCGCGGCCGTCGCCGACAAGCTGGTCCCGGCCGAGAAGTACGTCGATCCCCGCAAGGCCGACCCGCGCAACGACGTGCCGTCCGAGCTGCGCCGCAAGCGCAACCGCAACGGCAATCGCAATGGCGGCGGCGGTCGCTCCGAGGGCGGACAAAAGGCGCAAGGCCAGGGCCAGCAGCGCCAAGGCCAGGGCCGCAATGGCGGCCAGGGTCGTGGTCAAGGTCCGGGTCAAGGCCAGGGCAAGAAGGCCGGAGGTCCCCAGAACGAGTTCCGGGGTCCCAAGCGCCCGGCCGCCGCGCCCGAAAAGCGCTGGTCGCCGGTCGACTAA
- the mutT gene encoding 8-oxo-dGTP diphosphatase MutT, giving the protein MTKPIVLVVAAALIDVDGRVLICQRPQGKQLAGLWEFPGGKVEPGETPEQCLIRELHEELGITVAQACLAPFVFASHAYESFHLLMPLYLLRRWEGQVTRKEHEALAWVKPDKLGDYPMPPADEPLVAWLRDLL; this is encoded by the coding sequence ATGACCAAGCCTATCGTCCTCGTCGTCGCCGCCGCCCTGATCGATGTCGACGGGCGGGTGCTGATCTGCCAGCGCCCCCAGGGCAAGCAACTGGCCGGGCTGTGGGAGTTTCCGGGCGGCAAGGTCGAGCCCGGCGAGACGCCCGAGCAGTGCCTGATCCGCGAGCTGCACGAGGAGCTGGGAATCACCGTCGCCCAGGCGTGCCTCGCCCCGTTCGTGTTCGCGTCGCACGCTTACGAGTCCTTTCACCTCCTGATGCCACTGTATCTGCTGCGTCGCTGGGAGGGCCAGGTGACGCGCAAGGAGCATGAGGCGCTGGCATGGGTGAAACCGGACAAGCTCGGGGACTATCCGATGCCGCCCGCCGACGAGCCGCTGGTCGCCTGGCTGCGCGACCTGCTCTGA
- a CDS encoding methyltransferase domain-containing protein, whose amino-acid sequence MTASPLLFDRALHRARLDRAARDFASADFLKARAAQDVVMRLETILRRFPVAVDLGARNGHFFKTLADSDARANIDTLIEADLSGRMLGGRDGLRVVADEERLPFGDATLDLVTSTLSLHWTNDLVGALIQIRRALRPDGLFVGAIFGGATLTELRQSLLAAEAELSDGASMRVSPFADAIDAAGLLQRAGFALPVADVDRVKVRYAHPLKLLQDLRAMGETSVLLDRSRKPLSRKVLFRAMELYAERFAEADGRVPATFEIVSVTGWAPHDSQQKPLRPGSAKMRLADALGTTEQPTGDKAG is encoded by the coding sequence ATGACCGCCTCGCCCCTGCTCTTCGACCGCGCCCTGCATCGCGCCCGTCTCGACCGCGCCGCGCGCGACTTCGCGTCCGCCGACTTCCTCAAGGCCCGCGCGGCCCAGGACGTGGTCATGCGGCTGGAGACGATCCTGCGACGCTTTCCGGTCGCCGTCGACCTCGGAGCCAGAAACGGACATTTTTTCAAGACCTTGGCCGACAGCGACGCCCGCGCCAACATCGACACGCTGATCGAGGCCGACCTGTCGGGGCGGATGCTGGGCGGCCGTGACGGCTTGCGCGTCGTCGCCGACGAGGAACGCCTGCCGTTCGGCGACGCGACCCTGGATCTCGTCACCTCGACCCTGTCGCTGCACTGGACCAACGACCTGGTCGGGGCCCTGATCCAGATCCGCCGAGCGCTGCGGCCTGACGGCCTGTTCGTCGGGGCGATCTTCGGCGGGGCCACCCTGACCGAGCTGCGCCAGAGCCTGCTGGCCGCCGAAGCCGAGCTGTCGGACGGGGCGTCGATGCGGGTCTCGCCGTTCGCCGACGCCATCGACGCGGCGGGCCTGCTGCAACGGGCCGGCTTCGCCCTGCCCGTCGCCGACGTCGACCGGGTGAAGGTGCGCTACGCCCATCCGCTCAAGCTGCTGCAGGATCTGCGGGCCATGGGCGAGACCAGCGTGCTGCTGGACCGCTCGCGCAAGCCGCTGAGCCGCAAGGTGCTGTTCCGGGCGATGGAGCTCTATGCCGAGCGCTTCGCCGAGGCCGACGGCAGGGTCCCGGCCACATTCGAGATCGTCTCGGTCACCGGCTGGGCGCCGCACGACAGCCAGCAGAAGCCGCTAAGGCCCGGCTCGGCCAAGATGCGCCTGGCCGACGCGCTGGGGACGACGGAGCAGCCGACGGGTGACAAGGCGGGGTGA
- a CDS encoding ComF family protein: MRAEHGDSGPGWKADPLLMGPVWRAWGRGLLDLLLPPSSLDGAAALSGGLTAAAFSKVAFLDDPVCDGCGLAMAYADAARCPACLARPRAFARARAACVYDEHSRDLVLKLKHADRPELAGLFARWLSRAAAPLLDAADAVVPVPVHRARLLRRRYNQAAEIARPLARAAGLAYLPDALVRKRDTASQGGKSASGRRRNVAAAFVVPEPRRGQVAGRRIVLVDDVLTTGATAEGCTRALLAAGAAEVTLSVVARVTQTEARPI; the protein is encoded by the coding sequence TTGCGCGCGGAACATGGCGATTCCGGACCGGGATGGAAAGCGGATCCGCTCCTTATGGGGCCGGTTTGGCGCGCGTGGGGGCGGGGCCTGCTGGATCTGCTGCTGCCGCCGTCCAGCCTGGACGGGGCGGCGGCGCTGAGCGGCGGGCTGACGGCGGCGGCCTTTTCCAAGGTGGCCTTCCTGGACGACCCGGTCTGCGACGGCTGTGGCCTGGCCATGGCCTATGCCGACGCGGCGCGCTGTCCGGCCTGCCTGGCCAGGCCCCGGGCGTTCGCGCGGGCCCGCGCCGCCTGCGTCTATGACGAGCATTCGCGCGATCTGGTCCTGAAGCTCAAGCACGCCGACCGGCCCGAGCTGGCCGGCCTGTTCGCCCGCTGGCTGTCGCGGGCTGCCGCGCCGCTGCTGGACGCGGCGGACGCCGTGGTGCCCGTGCCGGTCCACCGCGCCCGGCTGCTGCGCCGCCGCTATAACCAGGCGGCCGAGATCGCCCGGCCGCTGGCCCGGGCGGCGGGACTGGCCTATCTTCCCGACGCCTTGGTCAGGAAGCGCGACACCGCCAGCCAGGGCGGCAAGTCGGCCTCGGGCCGGCGGCGCAACGTGGCGGCCGCCTTCGTCGTCCCCGAGCCCCGGCGCGGCCAGGTCGCCGGACGGCGGATCGTTCTGGTTGATGACGTGTTGACCACCGGAGCCACGGCCGAGGGCTGTACGCGGGCGCTGCTGGCGGCCGGCGCGGCGGAAGTGACGCTGTCGGTCGTCGCCCGCGTTACACAAACCGAAGCGCGTCCTATATGA
- the grxC gene encoding glutaredoxin 3, with product MAHVTIYTRPFCGYCARALALLDEKGADFTEIEAGMDPNLRQEMMNRSGRTTFPQIFVGDQHIGGCDDMMALEREGKLDGLLTA from the coding sequence ATGGCCCACGTCACCATCTACACCCGACCCTTCTGCGGCTATTGCGCCCGCGCCCTGGCCCTGCTGGACGAGAAGGGCGCCGACTTCACCGAGATCGAGGCCGGCATGGATCCCAATCTGCGCCAGGAGATGATGAACCGCTCGGGTCGCACGACCTTCCCGCAGATCTTCGTCGGCGACCAGCATATCGGCGGCTGCGACGACATGATGGCCCTGGAACGCGAGGGCAAGCTGGACGGCCTGCTCACCGCATGA
- a CDS encoding carbon-nitrogen hydrolase family protein, protein MNLRVGLIQTRTPATHAAALAHVAPLVREAIAGGAQFVLTPECVNVVQKDRSKLLPALTTLEDDPVVNGLREIAAETGTWIDVGSALVKRADGEKAANRQVVIDPTGAIVATYDKLHMFDVDLPPKDGKPGETARESAAYEPGDRAVVVDTPLARFGLTICYDMRFPALHRALALGGATVLTVPAAFTRPTGEAHWDVLLRARAIETGSFVIAAAQGGFHEDGRGTWGRSIAIGPWGEVIGKLDHDEPGVLLADLDLPAAGKARAAIPVLKNARPFVGP, encoded by the coding sequence ATGAACCTGCGGGTCGGCCTGATCCAGACGCGCACCCCCGCCACCCACGCGGCGGCGCTGGCGCACGTCGCGCCGCTGGTCCGTGAGGCGATCGCGGGCGGAGCGCAATTCGTGCTGACGCCGGAATGCGTCAACGTCGTCCAGAAGGATCGCAGCAAGCTGCTGCCGGCCCTGACGACGCTGGAGGACGACCCCGTCGTCAACGGCCTGCGCGAGATCGCGGCGGAGACGGGAACCTGGATCGACGTCGGCTCGGCCCTGGTCAAGCGCGCGGACGGCGAGAAGGCCGCCAACCGCCAGGTGGTGATCGACCCGACCGGCGCCATCGTGGCGACCTACGACAAGCTGCACATGTTCGACGTCGACCTGCCCCCAAAAGACGGAAAGCCGGGTGAGACGGCGCGGGAGTCGGCGGCCTATGAGCCCGGCGATCGGGCGGTCGTGGTCGACACGCCGCTGGCCCGCTTCGGCCTGACCATCTGCTACGACATGCGCTTTCCGGCCCTGCACCGGGCCCTGGCCCTGGGCGGGGCCACGGTGCTGACCGTCCCGGCCGCCTTCACCCGCCCGACCGGCGAGGCGCACTGGGACGTGCTGCTGCGGGCCCGCGCCATCGAGACCGGTTCGTTCGTGATCGCCGCCGCCCAGGGTGGTTTCCACGAGGACGGCCGGGGCACCTGGGGCCGCTCGATCGCCATCGGCCCCTGGGGCGAGGTGATCGGCAAGCTTGACCACGACGAGCCGGGCGTGCTGTTGGCCGATCTCGACCTGCCGGCCGCCGGCAAGGCGCGCGCGGCGATCCCCGTCCTCAAGAACGCCCGGCCTTTCGTCGGGCCCTGA
- a CDS encoding DUF1178 family protein, which produces MIKYALQCDAAHAFEGWFGSSADYDDQAARGLVECPVCGSRGVSKQIMAPAVAGTKSQRSAPDVDPKMREMMMTAMGEVRRHVEDNFDYVGDAFAKEARAIHEGKSEERGIYGEASPTEVKALVEDGVKVAPLPPAAPKKTDVN; this is translated from the coding sequence ATGATCAAGTACGCGCTTCAGTGCGACGCGGCTCACGCGTTCGAGGGCTGGTTCGGCTCGTCGGCGGACTACGACGACCAGGCCGCGCGCGGGCTGGTCGAATGCCCCGTCTGCGGCTCGCGTGGCGTTTCCAAGCAGATCATGGCCCCGGCCGTGGCGGGCACGAAGTCCCAGCGTTCGGCGCCTGACGTCGATCCCAAGATGCGCGAGATGATGATGACGGCGATGGGCGAGGTGCGTCGCCACGTCGAGGACAATTTCGACTATGTCGGCGACGCCTTCGCCAAGGAGGCCCGCGCCATCCACGAGGGCAAGTCCGAGGAACGCGGCATCTACGGCGAGGCCTCGCCCACCGAGGTCAAGGCCCTGGTCGAGGACGGGGTCAAGGTCGCCCCGCTACCGCCGGCCGCGCCGAAGAAGACGGACGTGAACTAG
- a CDS encoding LysR substrate-binding domain-containing protein: protein MIMVRDAVRAGAGVARLPISLVGRDLTLGRLVEWGDAGAPEIVLWALYPSRRLLSARVSAFLDHLKAAFPTGAPDELAAYVDG, encoded by the coding sequence ATGATCATGGTGCGCGACGCGGTCCGCGCCGGCGCTGGTGTCGCCCGCCTTCCGATCTCGCTGGTCGGTCGCGACCTGACTCTGGGTCGGCTGGTCGAATGGGGCGACGCGGGCGCGCCGGAGATCGTCCTGTGGGCGCTCTATCCCTCGCGCCGCCTGCTGAGCGCGCGCGTCTCGGCCTTCCTCGACCATCTCAAGGCCGCCTTTCCGACAGGCGCCCCGGATGAACTGGCGGCCTATGTCGACGGCTAG
- a CDS encoding LysR family transcriptional regulator yields MDLLALADFNLVARHQGFGRAARAAGRPKATLSRRVAELEEALDLRLFERGGRTLKLTEEGRALHARTAALLAELDETAAAIASGGHTPRGRLRISAPLLFSQTAMGKLAAGFAARFPDVRLEVTTEDRPVDMIEEAYDLVIRVNPDPDEALIGRPFLRDRLVVVASPAVASPLTVRPRPPWFAGSPGAASCGPRPASPSRSNRS; encoded by the coding sequence ATGGATCTGCTGGCCCTCGCCGACTTCAACCTGGTCGCCCGCCACCAGGGTTTCGGACGCGCCGCCCGGGCCGCGGGTCGCCCGAAGGCGACGCTGTCGCGCCGCGTCGCGGAGCTGGAGGAGGCCCTGGACCTGCGCCTGTTCGAACGGGGCGGCCGGACATTGAAACTGACCGAGGAGGGCCGCGCGCTGCATGCGCGCACGGCGGCGCTGCTGGCCGAATTGGACGAGACGGCCGCCGCGATCGCCTCGGGCGGACACACGCCGCGCGGCCGGCTGCGCATCAGCGCGCCGCTGCTGTTCTCGCAGACTGCTATGGGCAAGCTGGCGGCGGGGTTCGCCGCGCGGTTTCCCGACGTCCGGCTGGAGGTGACGACCGAGGATCGGCCGGTCGACATGATCGAGGAAGCCTACGACCTGGTGATCCGGGTCAATCCGGATCCCGACGAGGCCCTGATCGGCCGGCCCTTCCTGCGCGACCGGCTGGTGGTCGTGGCCAGCCCGGCCGTGGCCAGCCCCTTGACGGTTCGCCCGCGCCCGCCGTGGTTCGCGGGCTCGCCGGGGGCGGCGAGCTGTGGACCGCGGCCGGCGAGCCCTTCGCGGTCGAACCGGTCCTGA
- a CDS encoding SDR family oxidoreductase: MTILVTGATGRVGHLVVEQLVRRGADVRAFVRDPAKASFPAGVEVVKGDLLDVDALRAAFTGVDALFLLNAVAGDEFTQALVALNIARECGVQRVVYLSVLHADGFVNVPHFAVKSGAERMIEQMGFSATILRPAYFIDNDVMIKDVVLNHGVYPMPIGGKGVAMVDARDIAEVAAIELIRRAGAPLGTPVETINLVGPQTLTGADAAALCSDVLGRPVIYGGDDPAAFEQTMAGFMPRWMAYEMRLMAERYVSDGMVPEAGDVERLVQILGRPLHTYRDFVARIAAA; encoded by the coding sequence ATGACCATCCTCGTCACCGGCGCCACCGGCCGTGTCGGCCACCTTGTCGTCGAACAGCTCGTCCGGCGCGGCGCCGACGTGCGCGCTTTCGTCCGCGATCCCGCCAAGGCCAGCTTCCCGGCTGGCGTCGAGGTGGTCAAAGGCGACCTGCTGGACGTCGACGCCCTGCGCGCCGCCTTCACCGGCGTCGACGCGCTGTTCCTGCTCAACGCCGTGGCTGGGGACGAATTCACCCAGGCGCTGGTCGCCCTGAACATCGCGCGCGAGTGCGGCGTCCAGCGGGTCGTCTACCTGTCGGTGCTGCACGCGGACGGCTTCGTGAACGTGCCCCACTTCGCGGTGAAGTCCGGCGCCGAGCGCATGATCGAGCAGATGGGCTTTTCCGCCACCATCCTGAGGCCGGCCTACTTCATCGACAACGACGTGATGATCAAGGACGTGGTCCTGAACCATGGCGTCTACCCCATGCCGATCGGCGGAAAGGGCGTGGCCATGGTCGATGCGCGCGACATCGCCGAGGTCGCGGCGATCGAGCTGATCCGCCGGGCGGGGGCGCCGCTCGGAACGCCGGTCGAGACGATCAATCTGGTCGGGCCCCAGACCCTGACCGGCGCGGACGCGGCCGCCCTCTGCTCGGATGTCCTGGGCCGTCCTGTCATCTATGGCGGCGACGATCCCGCCGCCTTCGAGCAGACCATGGCCGGCTTCATGCCCCGCTGGATGGCCTACGAGATGCGGCTGATGGCCGAGCGCTATGTCAGCGACGGCATGGTCCCCGAGGCGGGCGACGTCGAACGTCTCGTCCAGATCCTGGGGCGGCCGCTGCACACCTATCGGGATTTCGTGGCCAGGATCGCCGCGGCGTGA
- a CDS encoding glycine zipper 2TM domain-containing protein, with translation MRARLKAIVLATVVGFTASSVVVTAADAQSRGRYRVLVCNKSKAKNGAIIGGLGGALLGNTVAGHGNKTEGTLLGGAVGAVAGHEIGKGKKKCHYEYRYR, from the coding sequence ATGCGCGCCCGCCTGAAAGCTATCGTCCTGGCCACCGTCGTCGGCTTCACCGCCAGCAGCGTGGTCGTCACCGCCGCCGACGCGCAGTCGCGCGGTCGCTATCGCGTCCTGGTCTGCAACAAGTCCAAGGCCAAGAACGGCGCCATCATCGGCGGCCTCGGCGGCGCCCTGCTGGGCAACACCGTCGCCGGTCACGGCAACAAGACCGAAGGCACGCTGCTGGGCGGCGCCGTCGGCGCCGTCGCCGGTCACGAGATCGGCAAGGGCAAGAAGAAGTGCCACTACGAGTACCGCTACCGGTAA